A section of the Humulus lupulus chromosome 2, drHumLupu1.1, whole genome shotgun sequence genome encodes:
- the LOC133815290 gene encoding uncharacterized protein LOC133815290 yields MQDREVQRIVDASGFCRKEVPFKYLGIPVCAKRISSKECSILADKMTARIKAWSTRNLSFAGRAVLINSVLLTIHSYWSQVMILPKKVLNGIEAICRAYLWRGQHMFQGAGLIAWDSVCQSKAAGGISFKKVAEWNNAAIIKYVWAIAKKEDNLWVRWIHSVYNKGEDWWSYQAPTHGSWYWRKLVAVKEQVKSIIDMQQFAGARYQISRGYKLLCPIQNKVKWSQEVWGRLNLPRHSFVLWVAIQNRLRTREKLQKHNVIVESHCLFCRIQTETEEHLFFDCSFSLICLQQVKSWLQWRAESRSLGRLLRWIERAKISRFKKQIFSAAIAALVYQIWHARNDILWNSNVVKEELIVRKVKEDVKCRVSCVWPKNVSSVDIEWFSKL; encoded by the coding sequence ATGCAGGATAGAGAAGTGCAGCGTATTgttgatgcttcaggtttttgcaggAAAGAAGTGCCATTCAAATACTTGGGCATTCCCGTATGTGCCAAGCGAATTTCAAGCAAGGAATGTTCTATCCTAGCTGACAAAATGACAGCTAGGATTAAGGCTTGGAGTACTCGAAATTTATCATTTGCAGGTCGAGCTGTGCTAATCAATTCTGTGTTACTGACCATTCATTCATATTGGAGCCAAGTCATGATCTTGCCAAAGAAGGTTCTCAATGGAATAGAAGCCATTTGCCGTGCATACCTTTGGAGGGGCCAACACATGTTCCAGGGAGCAGGCCTTATAGCTTGGGACAGTGTGTGTCAATCCAAGGCTGCAGGAGGAATCAGTTTTAAGAAAGTTGCTGAGTGGAATAATGCTGCCATCATTAAGTATGTATGGGCAATTGCAAAAAAAGAAGACAACTTATGGGTTAGGTGGATACATAGTGTCTACAACAAGGGAGAAGATTGGTGGAGCTATCAGGCACCTACTCATGGGAGCTGGTATTGGAGAAAATTGGTTGCTGTCAAAGAACAGGTTAAGAGCATTATTGATATGCAACAGTTTGCTGGTGCAAGATACCAGATATCTCGAGGCTACAAGTTGTTATGTCCTATTCAGAATAAGGTAAAATGGAGTCAAGAGGTGTGGGGAAGACTTAATTTACCAAGACATAGCTTTGTATTATGGGTAGCTATTCAAAACAGATTGAGAACAAGGGAAAAACTGCAGAAACACAATGTCATTGTTGAGTCTCACTGTTTGTTCTGCAGAATTCAAACTGAAACAGAGGAGCACCTATTCTTTGATTGCTCCTTTTCCCTGATATGTCTTCAGCAAGTGAAAAGCTGGCTTCAATGGAGAGCTGAATCAAGATCATTGGGCAGGCTTCTTAGGTGGATTGAAAGAGCTAAAATCAGCAGGTTCAAAAAGCAAATTTTCTCAGCTGCAATTGCAGCTTTGGTTTATCAAATCTGGCATGCCAGAAATGATATTCTATGGAATTCGAATGTGGTAAAGGAAGAATTGATTGTGCGAAAGGTTAAGGAAGATGTCAAGTGTAGAGTCAGCTGTGTTTGGCCTAAAAATGTCAGCTCAGTAGACATAGAGTGGTTTTCGAAATTGTAA